A genome region from Solanum pennellii chromosome 12, SPENNV200 includes the following:
- the LOC114075280 gene encoding uncharacterized protein LOC114075280, with protein sequence MAYQYGENVFLKVSPMNGVMRFGKKGKPSPRYIGPFKTLDYVVPIAYKLDLPPNLSSVHPIFHVYVLNRYHGDSDYIINRDPIVLDEYLQYEKEQITINDRDACKLRTKGLSP encoded by the coding sequence ATGGCGTATCAATACGGTGAGAATGTTTTTCttaaggtatcacccatgaatggggtgatgagatttggtaagaaaggcAAGCCAAGTCCTAGGTACATTGGCCCATTTAAGACTCTTGATTATGTGGTACCGATAGCGTATAAGTTGGATTTACCTCCTAATTTATCAAGTGTTCATCCGATATTCCATGTATATGTATTGAATAGGTATCATGGTGACAGTGATTATATCATTAACCGGGATCCAATTGTATTAGATGAATACCTCCAATATGAGAAGGAACAGATTACAATTAATGATCGGGATGCGTGCAAGTTGAGGACCAAGGGATTAAGTCCATGA